The genomic interval ACGAAACTCTTCATTCATAAGTTTGCGTGCCAGCTTGGCAAGCATTTTCATGTGGCTGTTATTCGCATCGGACTCGTGAACCGCGAGCAACACCACCATCTGTACCGGCTTGCCATCCAGCGAATTCCACTCAATCGGGCGCTGCAGCTTCAAAACCGCAATTGAGTTGGCCGTGATCAGATCACTCCGGCAATGCGGAATCGCGAAGCCGTGGCCCAGTCCTGTGGAGTAGGCGGCTTCGCGAGCCCAGACTACTTCCTCCAGACGATCTGGATTTTCAGTTCGTCCAGCGATGAAGAGAGAATCAATCAGCTCGCGAATCGCTTCCTCTTTGCTCTCGCTGTCACTGCCTACGATGACGAGGTTCGGATCGAGGAGTGATTGAGAACTCTCGCTGGGATGATCCTCCGCCAAGAGCTTGTTTACCTGTTCCGCTTGCGTGCACGCCGTGATTCTCGATAGAAGGTCTTCGCAGTTCTTTGCGTAGAGTTGAGAAACCCGCTCCTTAAGGGCAGGAACCTGCGAAGCCGAAGCGCTGATTTCGTCTAAACCGAGTCCGATAAGAATCGGGAGATTGCGAACGTCGCCGGCCATCTCTCCGCACATACCGATCCATTTGCCGTTGGCATGAACGCCATCGACGATATGCTTCAGGAACCGCACGAAGCTGGGATGACGCACACTGGAGAGAGCTGCCACCTTGGCGTTGTCGCGGTCGACCGCGAGGAAGTACTGATTCAGATCGTTGGTCCCTATGCTGAAGAAGTCGACCTCGGCGCAAAGTTGATCCAGGATAAAGGCCACGGAGGGCACTTCGATCATGATGCCGACTGGCATCGCCGGATCGAAGGTGATGTTTTGATTTCTCAACTCATCCTGCGATTGCGCCACTTGGCCTTTGAGCCAGATGACCTCCTCGATGGTGGAGACCATGGGCGCCATAATTTGAAGCTTCCCGAATGCGGAAGCACGCAGGACGGCCCGCAATTGCGTGCGGAAGAGTTCGCGATGCTCCGCATAGATCCGCATGCCGCGATAGCCCAGGAATGGGTTGGATTCAGCCGGCAAGTTCAGATGGGGAACAGGCTTGTCTCCGCCAATGTCGATAGTGCGGATAATTACTGGCCGTTGCCCTGCAGCTTGTGCCGCTTGTTTGTAGATTGCAAACTGTTCTTCCTCAGACGGAGCACGGTCGTGTCCGATGAACAGCATCTCGGTTCGGAATAGTCCGATTCCTTCTGCGCCGTTAGCGCAGGCAGCAGCGACTTCTTCAGCAGACGACACATTTGCCGCGACTTCCAGCCGCAGTCCGTCGACAGTCACGGCCGGCCGGAATTTGTTGCGGGTCAGGGTTTCATTGCGCTTCTGTTGAGCCTGATACTCGCGATCGTAAAAGCGTTTGACCGCTGCGGTACCGTTTGGAACGACGAGTCCACGATTGGCGTCGACTACAAGTTCACGCTCGCCGGAAAAGAGAACTGGGGCGTCCTTTACCCCGACCACCGTTGGGATTCCCAGGGAGCGTGCCAGAATCACGGCGTGGGAGGTTCTACCGGCATATTCGAGGACTAGACCCTCCAGCCACTTTCGCTCCATTCCGAGGAGTTGTTGCGGAGCAATTGTCTCGGCCACGAGGACGCTTGGTTCCTTGAGCTCCACGGCCGCGGCAGTGAACCTTGAGCCGTAGACTTCTTCGAGGAGCCGGTAGCATATCTCCTGGATATCCACCGCGCGATCCCGGATGTAGCTGCTCTCTGATTTCTGCAGTATCGACATGAAGAATTGCGCACTCTCCGCCAGGGCCTGGCCGGCAGACCGCCCTTGCACGATCAGCTCGGCGATCTTGTCGGAGAGCGATACGTCTTCAACGATCGCAAGGTGGGCTTTGAGCACTCCCGCTTCGGCAGGC from Terriglobales bacterium carries:
- the ptsP gene encoding phosphoenolpyruvate--protein phosphotransferase, producing MSPEVCNPVEFKFVCPLPNGLHARPASQLAEFASDFASDVSLTNLRTGIAANLKSTLAIISADIRSGDECSIRVAGADEASAGAALLGYITRDLPKSDEPLVESGSERRIGPLPRALLAAGIRCHFGTGVSPGIGKGASVVVGGMTLPPDLGSERAEDFKKEERRIERAMATVRERIKVMLARSVSPAEAGVLKAHLAIVEDVSLSDKIAELIVQGRSAGQALAESAQFFMSILQKSESSYIRDRAVDIQEICYRLLEEVYGSRFTAAAVELKEPSVLVAETIAPQQLLGMERKWLEGLVLEYAGRTSHAVILARSLGIPTVVGVKDAPVLFSGERELVVDANRGLVVPNGTAAVKRFYDREYQAQQKRNETLTRNKFRPAVTVDGLRLEVAANVSSAEEVAAACANGAEGIGLFRTEMLFIGHDRAPSEEEQFAIYKQAAQAAGQRPVIIRTIDIGGDKPVPHLNLPAESNPFLGYRGMRIYAEHRELFRTQLRAVLRASAFGKLQIMAPMVSTIEEVIWLKGQVAQSQDELRNQNITFDPAMPVGIMIEVPSVAFILDQLCAEVDFFSIGTNDLNQYFLAVDRDNAKVAALSSVRHPSFVRFLKHIVDGVHANGKWIGMCGEMAGDVRNLPILIGLGLDEISASASQVPALKERVSQLYAKNCEDLLSRITACTQAEQVNKLLAEDHPSESSQSLLDPNLVIVGSDSESKEEAIRELIDSLFIAGRTENPDRLEEVVWAREAAYSTGLGHGFAIPHCRSDLITANSIAVLKLQRPIEWNSLDGKPVQMVVLLAVHESDANNSHMKMLAKLARKLMNEEFRDHLMKLNDSGSILSYLSQELEIPL